The segment CAGAAACTGATACAAAAGAAGATAAGGAAGAACATAAAAACCTGGAGAAAAACATAGAAAAGCCACCACAAAAACAGCCTCAAAAGATTACAGAAGGATTAAAAGTAGTGGTTTCTAATCCCTATGCTTGGGTCAACGCTGTTATTTTATTTATGGTTTTTGGATCTTATATGAGTTTTTCTGGTCTATGGGGACCTCATTTTCTTCGCTATGTTTACGAAATACCCTTGGAACAGGCGGCTAACCTTATTATGATCTACATGGCAGGCGTTTTAATTGGTTCCCCGGCCATTGGAATGATCTCTGATCGGTTACAAAAACGAAAGCGGGTATTGCAGGCGGCCTTGTTCCTTTTGGTGGCAGGATGGGCGACGATGATCCTGATTCTACCAGTTTTTCAAAAAATGTGGTTATTGATGCCAGTCCTCTTTATTACCGGCGCTGTGTCCATCAGCCCTATGCTATGCTTTACGAACACCAAGGAACTTATTCCACAGGAATATACCGGTATTGCTACCGGATTTGTGAACATGGCTCCTTTTTTTGGGACATCGGTTATTAATAGTTTGTTTGCCTGGTTTTTAAGAACAGAAGAAACAGCGGCAACCTATCAGGCAGGAGCCCTTCTTTTTCTTTTGGCAGCCATCATTGGTTTTACAGCCAGTTTTTTCATGAAAGAAGGCCTGGAAGCAAAGGTAAGTAAAATTCATTAAAGAAGGGTAAAGATTCAGTAACCGCTAATAGTGATATCACAGTTATAGGGAGGAAAAGGAGATATGAAATTAAATTTCATAGATATTATATTTAATAGTTTAGTATATATTTCTATACTGTTAGCATTTATTGGAGTAGTATTCAGATATCATTTTGATGTGTTTTTATTTGGATATTTTTTTTCAAATAGAGAAAACAGAAAAGACTTTAACGGAATTCTCAAAAATTCATGGAAAATAAGTACATTAGCTATTGTTTTAAGTATATTTGCATTAACATTGTCTTTTATTATACATTTAACTTTTAGAAGATAGAATATAGATTAAGTCCGTATAATGGTGTAAAAAGAAAAATGAGCCACAAACTCATATCTTCGGTTACAATATAAGTGTCAAGCAAATACCAAACCGAGGAGGATGAATCATGGCTCAGTTCAATATTACCTTAATCTAAGAACATTTGCACGGACTTTTTTCCAGTAACGGTCGAGACCAGGCAGTAGCAAAATTGATGGAAGAAATCTTCAACCAAGTACTATTAGCCCAGTCCAAAGAACAAATCGGAGCTGATCCCTACGAAAGAACTGACGAACGAACAGCCTACCGAAATGGCTTTCGGGAAAGACAACTAACAACCCGAGTCGGTCAAATGACCTTACGGGTACCCCGCCATCGAAACGGCGATTTCAGCACCGAACTTTTTGAACGGTATCAACGCAGTGAACAGGCATTAGTGCTCTCTATGATACCCTCGCCTATTGATGACATCTGCTCCTTTGGTCGCAGGTCATCAATGGCTGGGGCAGACTCTGGAAATGGTCGTGAACGCCATGTATCTGAAGGTGCGTGTGGATCATCGTGTTCAGTCCAGAGGACTTCTCATC is part of the Tindallia magadiensis genome and harbors:
- a CDS encoding MFS transporter, which produces MKKISSKYVVWLVFGLAFMIGFFHRYSIGIIADPLREDLLLSTAGISLLSSMYFYTYGFLQIPCGIMVDAQGPRRVVLMGMSAVFIGSIFFALSPTPFLLYIARALIGFGAATVFTSIFKIQALWFKPTEFATIAGMTAVIGNVGGMLATAPFYHLTNALGWRGGHLILAIITVIPILIIYGWITDRPPAETDTKEDKEEHKNLEKNIEKPPQKQPQKITEGLKVVVSNPYAWVNAVILFMVFGSYMSFSGLWGPHFLRYVYEIPLEQAANLIMIYMAGVLIGSPAIGMISDRLQKRKRVLQAALFLLVAGWATMILILPVFQKMWLLMPVLFITGAVSISPMLCFTNTKELIPQEYTGIATGFVNMAPFFGTSVINSLFAWFLRTEETAATYQAGALLFLLAAIIGFTASFFMKEGLEAKVSKIH